A single genomic interval of Croceibacter atlanticus HTCC2559 harbors:
- a CDS encoding MFS transporter encodes MEKKKNDPYAALRFREFNIFLLVRFAMVFAWSMQFVVIEWQVYSITKDPFSLGIIGLMEVIPAVSLALFAGHVVDQKEKKGLLLKCILGFSVISFGLFLITWPEVIGDWSQNTVLYTIYALVFLGGVVRSFIGPTIFSLFSLLVPKKIYPNAATWSSSVWQMGAVVGPAIAGFAINWIGVHWSMCFVFACSLVAFLSLTQIPKKPILNTKIGEPVFKSLKEGLNFVFSTKIILGALTLDMFAVLFGGAVALLPVFAQDILKVGPEGFGVLRAAPAVGALIIMFTSAYFPLNKNAGYKLLGAIFAFGCCIILFGVSTWFWVSVIALFLSGITDGISMIIRQTILQLRTPDEMRGRVASVNSMFVGSSNELGAFESGLTAKLMGTVTAVIFGGSMTLITVVSTGALLPSLRKLDLRKDLEEHELKE; translated from the coding sequence ATGGAAAAGAAAAAGAATGATCCTTACGCAGCACTGCGATTTAGAGAGTTTAATATCTTCTTATTAGTACGTTTTGCTATGGTGTTTGCGTGGTCTATGCAATTTGTCGTGATAGAGTGGCAGGTTTATAGTATAACTAAAGATCCTTTTTCATTAGGTATTATTGGTTTAATGGAAGTTATTCCGGCTGTCTCTTTGGCATTGTTTGCAGGTCATGTTGTAGATCAAAAAGAAAAGAAAGGATTATTGTTAAAGTGTATACTAGGTTTTTCTGTCATTAGTTTTGGACTATTTCTCATTACCTGGCCAGAAGTAATAGGAGACTGGTCTCAAAATACAGTATTGTATACAATTTATGCACTGGTATTTTTAGGAGGTGTTGTAAGATCATTTATTGGTCCCACTATATTCTCATTATTCTCATTACTTGTTCCTAAGAAAATATATCCTAATGCTGCAACTTGGAGTAGCTCTGTATGGCAAATGGGTGCAGTTGTTGGACCTGCCATTGCCGGATTTGCCATTAATTGGATAGGTGTACATTGGTCTATGTGTTTTGTATTTGCATGTTCTTTAGTGGCATTTTTAAGTTTAACTCAAATACCTAAGAAACCAATTTTAAATACTAAGATAGGCGAACCAGTTTTTAAGAGCTTAAAGGAAGGATTAAACTTTGTGTTTTCTACTAAGATAATATTAGGTGCGTTAACATTAGATATGTTTGCAGTTCTATTTGGTGGTGCAGTAGCGTTGCTTCCTGTTTTTGCGCAAGATATCTTAAAGGTAGGACCAGAAGGCTTTGGAGTATTAAGAGCTGCGCCAGCAGTTGGCGCATTAATCATCATGTTTACCTCTGCGTATTTTCCTCTCAATAAAAATGCAGGCTACAAATTATTAGGTGCCATATTTGCTTTTGGCTGTTGTATAATATTATTTGGAGTGTCTACTTGGTTCTGGGTTTCTGTAATTGCATTATTCTTAAGTGGTATAACAGATGGTATTTCTATGATTATAAGACAAACCATATTACAATTGCGAACACCAGATGAAATGCGTGGTCGTGTGGCTTCTGTAAACTCTATGTTTGTAGGGTCTTCTAATGAGTTAGGTGCTTTTGAAAGTGGCTTAACAGCAAAACTTATGGGAACAGTTACTGCTGTAATATTTGGCGGTAGTATGACGCTAATTACAGTGGTTTCTACTGGAGCATTGTTACCAAGTTTAAGAAAATTAGATCTTCGGAAAGACTTAGAAGAACATGAACTTAAAGAATAA
- a CDS encoding EamA family transporter, with the protein MKSNPLLIIVAFFSIYVFWGSTYVMNKLAVTELDPLMLACIRFTAAGSLIFIIAKCLKLSLKISKKQLLNCALAGFLFLAYGNGMFVWALQFVDSGFAAIEASLQPLLILVLMRIVDRKPIKLKSVVGIILGIIGIYLLVSQQELTTQEGSVLGMLVIFTCVLSWCIGSVFVSKAELPKNFFVNTGYQMLLGGFMLGIASVITGETWSFPTTWQTSTQLSLLGLIFFGSIAAFTSFNYLLKVVSTEKVATSAYINPIIAIFLGWYFLDETITTQTLVSAAVLLTGVYFINSSKKMKKGKKFT; encoded by the coding sequence ATGTAATGAATAAGTTAGCTGTTACAGAGTTAGATCCTTTAATGTTAGCATGTATTCGCTTTACAGCTGCAGGATCTTTAATTTTTATCATTGCTAAATGTTTAAAATTATCCCTTAAAATTTCTAAGAAACAACTATTGAATTGTGCTTTGGCAGGATTTTTATTTCTTGCATACGGTAACGGGATGTTTGTTTGGGCATTACAATTTGTAGATAGTGGCTTTGCTGCTATTGAAGCGTCATTACAACCTTTACTTATTCTAGTTTTAATGCGAATTGTAGATAGAAAACCTATTAAACTAAAATCTGTTGTTGGTATAATTTTAGGAATTATAGGAATTTATTTATTAGTAAGTCAACAGGAGCTTACTACACAAGAAGGTAGCGTTTTAGGAATGCTAGTAATTTTTACCTGTGTCTTAAGTTGGTGTATAGGTAGCGTCTTTGTTTCTAAAGCCGAACTACCAAAAAACTTTTTTGTAAACACTGGTTATCAAATGCTTCTTGGTGGTTTTATGTTGGGTATAGCAAGTGTAATAACTGGAGAGACTTGGAGCTTTCCTACAACTTGGCAAACCAGTACACAACTTTCTTTATTAGGACTAATATTTTTTGGAAGTATAGCCGCATTTACGTCGTTTAATTACTTATTAAAAGTTGTCTCAACAGAAAAAGTGGCAACATCTGCCTATATAAATCCCATAATAGCTATTTTTTTAGGATGGTACTTTTTAGATGAAACAATTACCACACAGACATTAGTATCTGCAGCTGTATTGCTTACAGGCGTTTACTTTATTAATAGCAGTAAGAAAATGAAAAAAGGAAAAAAGTTTACATAA
- a CDS encoding TolC family protein, producing MRKGIIYNIVAIVSVSALLTSCFVAKDYTRPELSTTENLFRTDQLPQDSISAATVSYKDLFKDQYLVNYIEEGLSNNIDIRIALQQIVAAEAYVKQGKAGYLPTLGANATLTHQELSKNSQFGSFLSNTSTDQFEINASLSWEADIWGKIRSNSRATQANYLQTVAAHQAVKTELVARIATAYYQLLALDAQLEVTKASIETRDNSVVTIKALKDAGQVTQVAVDQNVALLNNAKALVVDLEIAIFRTENTLSILLGKGPQNFERGTINDLEFTTDLAIGVPTTLLRNRPDVMAAEYALIESFELTNVAKSMYYPSLTLTATAGFQSLDLADLIDTNSLFANIIGGLTQPIFNKRAIRTQNEVAVAQQEQALLNFKQSLLIAGQEVSNALYGYNAETEKYEFRLIEIEALRNAETNSEELLNNGFATYLDLLTARQSALSAELNVVDSKLQQQLYIIDLYEALGGGWQ from the coding sequence ATGAGAAAAGGAATCATATATAACATAGTTGCTATAGTAAGTGTTTCTGCACTACTAACCTCTTGTTTTGTTGCCAAAGATTATACAAGACCAGAACTTAGCACTACAGAAAATTTATTTAGAACAGACCAATTACCACAGGATAGTATATCTGCAGCAACGGTTTCATATAAAGATTTATTTAAGGATCAATATTTAGTGAACTATATAGAAGAAGGTCTTTCTAATAATATAGACATACGTATTGCTTTGCAGCAAATAGTTGCTGCAGAAGCTTATGTAAAACAAGGAAAGGCAGGCTACTTGCCAACATTAGGTGCTAATGCAACCCTAACACATCAAGAACTTTCAAAAAATTCTCAATTTGGGTCTTTTCTTTCAAATACTTCTACAGATCAATTTGAGATTAATGCAAGTTTGTCTTGGGAAGCAGATATTTGGGGAAAAATCAGAAGTAATTCAAGAGCAACACAAGCTAATTACTTACAAACTGTTGCTGCTCACCAAGCAGTTAAAACAGAGTTAGTCGCGCGTATTGCTACAGCTTATTATCAACTTCTTGCATTAGATGCGCAGTTAGAAGTTACTAAGGCTTCAATTGAAACAAGGGACAATAGTGTTGTAACCATAAAAGCATTAAAAGACGCTGGACAGGTTACACAAGTTGCTGTTGACCAAAATGTTGCTCTTCTCAATAATGCTAAAGCGTTGGTTGTAGATTTAGAGATTGCTATATTTAGAACAGAAAATACACTAAGCATATTACTGGGAAAGGGACCTCAAAATTTTGAACGTGGAACTATTAATGATTTAGAGTTTACCACAGATTTGGCAATTGGTGTTCCTACTACTCTTTTAAGAAATAGACCAGATGTAATGGCTGCTGAATATGCATTGATAGAATCTTTTGAACTAACAAATGTGGCTAAAAGCATGTACTATCCTTCATTAACACTTACAGCTACTGCTGGTTTTCAAAGTTTAGACTTGGCAGATCTTATAGACACTAATTCTTTATTTGCTAACATAATAGGTGGTCTTACACAGCCTATTTTTAATAAACGTGCCATAAGAACTCAAAATGAAGTTGCTGTTGCGCAACAAGAACAAGCTTTATTAAATTTTAAACAATCGTTATTAATTGCAGGTCAAGAAGTTTCTAATGCACTATATGGATATAATGCTGAAACTGAAAAATATGAATTCAGATTAATTGAAATTGAAGCTTTGCGTAATGCCGAAACAAATTCAGAAGAACTGTTAAACAATGGTTTTGCAACATACTTAGATTTATTAACAGCCAGACAGAGTGCATTAAGTGCAGAACTTAATGTGGTAGACAGTAAGCTACAACAACAACTATATATAATAGATTTATATGAAGCCTTAGGCGGTGGATGGCAATAA
- a CDS encoding TetR/AcrR family transcriptional regulator, giving the protein MEKTELLKHAASRFTKFGSKRFTLDELANELGISKKTIYKHFKNKEDLVAESVNHLLEEVMSKLNAILEDKDKDAIQKIIWIYKICFNYLKEFKPSFINGLKKYYPKADVVFEGFRSDVVHQMIYYLLVDAKENTIIRNNVDIKLVSQLYFLRVDNVVFKSDNLFSLYSSDVLLDHLIINNLKGIVNSDYKVIY; this is encoded by the coding sequence ATGGAAAAAACAGAGTTATTAAAACACGCAGCTTCTCGGTTCACAAAATTTGGCAGTAAACGGTTTACGCTAGATGAATTGGCCAATGAACTGGGAATCTCTAAAAAAACAATTTATAAGCACTTTAAGAATAAAGAAGATTTGGTTGCTGAAAGCGTTAACCATCTCTTAGAAGAAGTCATGTCTAAATTAAACGCCATATTGGAAGATAAAGACAAAGATGCTATTCAAAAGATTATTTGGATTTATAAGATATGCTTTAACTATTTAAAAGAATTTAAACCTTCATTTATTAATGGACTTAAGAAATATTATCCTAAAGCAGATGTTGTTTTTGAAGGTTTTAGAAGTGATGTTGTACACCAAATGATTTATTATTTACTAGTTGATGCTAAGGAAAATACTATTATTAGAAATAATGTAGATATTAAATTGGTATCACAATTGTATTTTTTGAGGGTAGATAATGTTGTTTTCAAATCTGATAACCTATTCTCTCTTTATTCATCAGATGTATTATTAGATCACTTAATTATAAATAACTTAAAGGGTATTGTAAATTCAGACTATAAAGTTATTTACTAA